Part of the Usitatibacter palustris genome, AGCCCAAGGACCGCAACATCGCGATGGTGTTCCAGAACTACGCGCTCTATCCGCACATGAGCGTGTACGACAACATGGCCTATGGCCTTCGCATCCGCGGCCTGTCCAAGGCGGACATCGAGACGCGCGTGCAGCGCGCCGCGAAGATCCTCGAGCTCGGCTCGTTCCTGCAACGCAAGCCCCGCGAGCTCTCCGGCGGCCAGCGCCAGCGCGTGGCCATGGGGCGCGCCATCGTGCGTGAGCCGGCGGCGTTCCTCTTCGACGAGCCGCTCTCGAACCTCGATGCGAAATTGCGCGTGCAGATGCGCTTGGAGATCCAGAAGCTGCACCGCGAGCTCAAGACCACCAGCATTTTCGTGACGCACGACCAGGTGGAGGCGATGACGCTCGCCGACCGCATGATCGTGATGAACCTCGGCGTGGTGGAGCAGGTGGGCCGCCCGATCGAGGTCTACGACAAGCCCGCTTCCCTCTTCGTCGCCACGTTCATCGGCTCGCCGTCGATGAACCTGTTGCCCGGCAAGCGCGTGGGCGACGAGCTCGACATCGGCGGGGGCGTGCGCCTGCCCATTCCCGCGGATCAGCGCGCGAACGCCGGTGAGTTGGTGACGGCCGGCATCCGGCCCGAACACCTCGTTGCAGCCGGTCCGGGCCCGCAGTTCAAGCTCACCGTGGAAACGATCGAGGCGCTGGGTGCGGACTCGATGATCCACGGCCTCGTCGGCGATTCGGCGCTGGTGGCACGCGTCGACGGGCACGAGACGCCCGAACCCGGCGCGGCGCTCACCTTCTCGGTGATGCCCGGAAAGATCCACTTCTTCGACACCGCGTCGGGCAAGCGCCTCGCCGCATGACGTTGGACGCGTGGCGCCTGGAGGAGCTGAGCCTCAACTCCTCGGCGCCTCCCGGTCAGCTTCTCTACGACGGCTGGGTCCTGCGGCTGGCACCCGGCAAGGCGAAGCGCGCGCGGTCGATCAATCCCGTGTATCCCTCGGCCGTTCCGATCGCGGAGAAGATCGCCTATTGCGAGCAGTTGTACGCATCGGTCGGATTGCCGGCGATCTTTCGCATCACGCCCTTCACGCAACCGCCGGGTCTCGAAATGGAACTCGAGCAGCGCGGTTACGGGCGCTTCGACGTGACGGCGGTGGAAAGCGCGGCGCTGCAGCCCGAGCGCTTCGATGGCGCCACCGTCGAGTCGCTGCCTCTCGAGGAGTGGGTGGCGATCGT contains:
- a CDS encoding GNAT family N-acetyltransferase gives rise to the protein MTLDAWRLEELSLNSSAPPGQLLYDGWVLRLAPGKAKRARSINPVYPSAVPIAEKIAYCEQLYASVGLPAIFRITPFTQPPGLEMELEQRGYGRFDVTAVESAALQPERFDGATVESLPLEEWVAIVGALRRSSREQCAGHLSRLQGCPLAKLPAVLKVEGRVVATGLTIIEGAAAGIFDIITDETQRRAGHARRLVAGLLAHAWSRGARDAYLQVDQANTPARDLYRQFGFTERYLYWYRGRPGEQN
- a CDS encoding sn-glycerol-3-phosphate import ATP-binding protein UgpC, with product MAEIRLSSVRKSYTKTLQVIHGVDVQIADGEFIVIVGPSGCGKSTLLRMIAGLETITDGEIAIAGSRVNDVEPKDRNIAMVFQNYALYPHMSVYDNMAYGLRIRGLSKADIETRVQRAAKILELGSFLQRKPRELSGGQRQRVAMGRAIVREPAAFLFDEPLSNLDAKLRVQMRLEIQKLHRELKTTSIFVTHDQVEAMTLADRMIVMNLGVVEQVGRPIEVYDKPASLFVATFIGSPSMNLLPGKRVGDELDIGGGVRLPIPADQRANAGELVTAGIRPEHLVAAGPGPQFKLTVETIEALGADSMIHGLVGDSALVARVDGHETPEPGAALTFSVMPGKIHFFDTASGKRLAA